From Arachis stenosperma cultivar V10309 chromosome 2, arast.V10309.gnm1.PFL2, whole genome shotgun sequence, one genomic window encodes:
- the LOC130961919 gene encoding cationic peroxidase 1-like: MTTLSCFKLRICLSFCLVGLTLAQLQPSTFYDNRCPKALVTIKAAVNLAVFKERRMGASLLRLHFHDCFVQGCDASVLLDDTANFTGERSALPNRNSLRGFNVIASIKSTLEYICPGVVSCADILAVAARDSVVALGGTWWDVNLGRRDSRTASLIDANNDLPAPFFDRDNIITAFSNKGFTAQEMVALSGAHTIGKARCTNFRSRIYNETNIDPSFAKSMQEICPISGGGNNLASLDVSTTIDQFDNRYFTDLVNKKGLLHSDQVLFNNGSTDSQVQNYVNNPSLFQTDFAKAMIKMGQLSPLTSPNGEIRKQCNRVN; encoded by the exons ATGACAACACTTTCTTGCTTCAAACTAAGAATATGTTTGTCGTTTTGTCTTGTAGGGTTAACACTAGCACAGTTACAACCTAGTACCTTCTATGACAATCGGTGTCCTAAAGCCCTTGTTACCATCAAAGCAGCAGTCAATCTTGCTGTCTTCAAGGAGCGTAGAATGGGTGCATCCTTGCTCCGTCTTCATTTCCATGACTGCTTTGTTCAA GGATGTGATGCTTCAGTGTTGCTAGATGACACAGCAAATTTCACTGGTGAGCGATCTGCTTTACCGAATAGAAACTCTCTGAGGGGTTTCAATGTTATAGCGAGCATTAAATCCACACTTGAGTATATTTGTCCCGGAGTTGTTTCTTGTGCTGACATTCTCGCCGTTGCTGCAAGAGATTCAGTTGTTGCC ttgGGTGGAACTTGGTGGGACGTGAACTTGGGGAGAAGAGACTCAAGAACTGCAAGTCTAATAGATGCTAATAACGACTTACCTGCTCCATTTTTTGACCGTGATAACATTATCACTGCTTTTAGTAACAAGGGTTTCACAGCTCAAGAGATGGTTGCCTTATCAG GTGCTCACACAATAGGGAAAGCACGTTGTACAAATTTCAGATCAAGGATTTACAACGAAACCAACATAGATCCCTCTTTTGCGAAATCCATGCAAGAAATTTGTCCAATTTCAGGTGGTGGCAACAACTTAGCGTCTTTGGATGTTAGCACCACAATTGATCAATTTGACAACAGATATTTCACAGATTTAGTGAATAAAAAGGGTCTTTTGCATTCGGACCAAGTACTCTTTAATAACGGTTCCACAGATTCACAAGTTCAAAATTATGTGAACAATCCAAGTCTCTTCCAAACTGATTTTGCTAAGGCAATGATTAAGATGGGACAACTTAGCCCACTAACCTCACCTAATGGTGAGATTAGAAAGCAATGTAATAGAGTCAATTGA